From Arcobacter sp. CECT 8986, a single genomic window includes:
- the nrfD gene encoding NrfD/PsrC family molybdoenzyme membrane anchor subunit has protein sequence MMNELITYSSGFTEEIGWEWPISVYLLLAGISGGAIIVALLIRFYKNQTENTAVYKSASLVAFVTILLGMVCLVGDLTRPLNFWQILINYNFNSVMSIGVAALMIYIPLTFVAVVFAFSDFVKERFSFLVKIVDLLLKFRVVLEGVLFLFGVVICAYTGFLISVLVRFPLLNTSILPALFVISGLSAGTAALCIMAKRVFNENVHSSDMKILHKIEWPIMAIEILFLAMLYISLATGNEAGKIALAAFHEGSWSTVFWVGIVCIGFLLPIILNFSKKEQENSNSIFYISAMCSIVGVLCLRLFIIYAGQTFSV, from the coding sequence ATGATGAATGAATTAATCACTTATAGCTCAGGTTTTACTGAAGAAATAGGTTGGGAATGGCCAATATCAGTATATTTACTTTTAGCTGGTATTTCAGGTGGAGCTATTATTGTAGCTTTATTAATTAGATTTTATAAAAACCAAACAGAAAATACTGCTGTATATAAATCTGCTTCTTTAGTGGCTTTTGTAACTATTTTATTGGGAATGGTTTGTTTAGTTGGTGATTTGACAAGACCTTTAAATTTTTGGCAAATCTTAATAAATTACAATTTTAATTCAGTAATGTCAATTGGTGTAGCTGCACTTATGATTTATATCCCTTTGACTTTTGTTGCAGTTGTTTTTGCTTTTTCAGATTTTGTAAAAGAGAGATTTTCTTTTTTGGTAAAAATAGTTGATTTATTATTGAAATTTAGAGTTGTTTTAGAAGGAGTTTTATTTCTATTTGGAGTTGTGATTTGTGCTTATACAGGTTTTTTAATATCTGTTTTAGTACGTTTTCCCTTGCTAAATACATCAATTTTACCAGCACTTTTTGTAATCTCAGGATTATCAGCTGGAACAGCTGCTCTTTGTATTATGGCAAAAAGAGTTTTTAATGAAAATGTTCACTCAAGTGATATGAAAATTTTACATAAAATTGAGTGGCCAATTATGGCTATTGAGATACTTTTTTTAGCAATGTTATATATCTCTCTTGCAACAGGAAATGAAGCAGGAAAAATTGCATTAGCTGCATTTCATGAAGGTTCATGGTCTACTGTTTTTTGGGTAGGAATAGTTTGTATAGGTTTTTTATTACCAATTATTTTAAACTTTTCTAAAAAAGAACAAGAGAATTCAAATAGTATATTTTATATCTCTGCAATGTGTAGTATTGTAGGAGTTTTATGTCTACGGCTATTTATTATTTATGCAGGTCAAACTTTTAGTGTGTAG
- a CDS encoding 4Fe-4S dicluster domain-containing protein, protein MSSSKENNRRNFIKGIGLGSLFLGSVQYGLNANTNKENKKPHYAMIYDQNKCVGCSDCEIACQEINLVPKNQHRLYVEDQTKPDDLQHKKYMRVSCQQCVDSPCTEVCPTGACHKDSITDIVTMDIDKCIGCKYCIVACPYDVRFINERTNAAENCNFCLNTNFAKGKDPACVESCKYDALVFGDLNDETAYINKILDVKDAVRLKPGFGTKPSLRYIPKLKTGVYDE, encoded by the coding sequence ATGAGTAGTAGTAAAGAGAATAATAGAAGAAATTTTATTAAAGGTATAGGATTAGGTTCTTTATTTCTTGGAAGTGTACAGTATGGGCTTAATGCAAATACAAACAAAGAGAATAAAAAACCTCACTATGCAATGATATATGACCAAAATAAATGTGTTGGATGTAGCGATTGTGAAATTGCTTGTCAAGAGATAAATTTAGTTCCTAAAAATCAACATAGATTATATGTAGAAGATCAGACAAAACCTGATGATTTACAACATAAAAAATATATGAGAGTATCTTGTCAACAATGTGTTGATTCTCCATGTACCGAAGTTTGTCCCACTGGTGCATGCCATAAAGATTCAATAACAGATATTGTTACAATGGATATAGATAAATGTATAGGTTGTAAATATTGTATTGTCGCTTGTCCTTATGATGTTAGATTTATAAATGAAAGAACAAATGCAGCAGAAAATTGTAATTTTTGTTTGAACACAAATTTTGCAAAAGGTAAAGATCCAGCATGTGTTGAGTCATGTAAATATGATGCTTTAGTATTTGGTGATTTAAATGATGAAACAGCATATATAAATAAAATTTTGGATGTTAAAGATGCAGTTAGGTTAAAACCAGGATTTGGAACAAAACCAAGTCTTAGATATATACCTAAACTTAAAACAGGAGTTTATGATGAATGA
- a CDS encoding ATP-binding protein, which translates to MKFNFRFIISVFILLYAVITLVFFNFYKELAIKDTKKEANSMLNNMNAIRTYIEEVQRPMIYNLMKDRETFDNYFNSKILSSTYISQYIYEKQLEKKELKYRYKLVATNPLNPIHKANEFETKILEKFRNNEIKDYFSILEENGKSYFFIAKPIGRNKPNCLMCHGNPQDAPKRLLAQYGNHSGFFEKVGDLRAMIYLKIAITDIISYHKSSFVTGGIAMFIVFILFIILIYIIYNKDKKLEDRKELLFEHQNRLAVMGSMIGNISHQWKQPLSHLSSILINIELLSERGNLTNDKVVSKVNDANAQITFMSNTINDFKNFFSPKDNNNSFKISDIVNQSIRLLQASLDRYNIKVEIDIQNDFTFVGSRNEFVQVFVNIINNAKDAFITNEIENRVISIKSFKHFDKTVISIQNNAGKINSLVFDKIFKPYFSTKDLSVATGIGLYICKVIVERYKGTIQAKNLEDGVIFEITFKS; encoded by the coding sequence GTGAAATTTAACTTTAGATTTATTATTAGTGTTTTTATTCTTCTTTATGCTGTTATTACATTAGTATTTTTTAATTTTTATAAAGAATTAGCTATTAAAGATACAAAAAAAGAGGCTAATTCAATGTTAAATAATATGAATGCAATTAGAACATATATTGAAGAAGTTCAACGACCAATGATTTATAATCTAATGAAAGATAGGGAAACTTTTGATAACTATTTTAATTCTAAAATATTATCTTCAACTTATATCTCTCAATATATTTATGAAAAGCAATTAGAGAAAAAAGAGTTAAAATATAGATATAAATTAGTTGCTACAAATCCTTTAAATCCTATACATAAAGCAAATGAATTTGAAACAAAAATATTAGAAAAGTTTAGAAACAATGAAATAAAAGATTATTTTTCTATTTTAGAAGAGAATGGAAAATCATATTTTTTCATAGCAAAACCAATAGGAAGAAATAAACCTAATTGTTTGATGTGCCATGGAAATCCTCAAGATGCTCCAAAAAGATTGTTGGCCCAATATGGAAATCATAGTGGTTTTTTTGAAAAAGTTGGTGATTTAAGAGCAATGATATATTTAAAAATAGCAATTACTGATATTATTTCTTATCATAAAAGTTCTTTTGTTACTGGTGGTATTGCTATGTTTATTGTTTTTATTTTATTTATAATATTGATTTATATAATTTATAATAAAGATAAAAAATTAGAAGATAGAAAAGAGTTGCTTTTTGAACATCAAAATAGACTTGCAGTTATGGGAAGTATGATAGGAAATATCTCTCACCAATGGAAACAGCCTCTTTCTCATTTATCTTCAATATTGATTAATATTGAACTTTTAAGTGAAAGAGGAAATTTAACAAATGATAAAGTAGTCTCAAAAGTAAATGATGCAAATGCACAGATTACATTTATGTCAAATACAATTAATGATTTTAAAAATTTCTTCTCTCCTAAAGATAATAATAACTCTTTTAAAATTTCAGATATAGTAAATCAATCTATTAGATTACTTCAAGCCTCTTTAGATAGATATAACATAAAAGTAGAAATAGATATTCAAAATGATTTTACATTTGTTGGTTCTAGAAATGAGTTTGTTCAAGTATTTGTAAATATTATAAATAATGCAAAAGATGCTTTTATCACAAATGAGATTGAAAATAGAGTAATTAGTATAAAATCTTTTAAACATTTTGATAAAACTGTTATTTCAATACAAAATAATGCAGGTAAAATAAACTCTTTAGTTTTTGATAAAATTTTTAAACCATATTTTTCTACAAAAGATTTAAGTGTTGCTACTGGAATTGGTTTATATATTTGTAAAGTTATTGTTGAAAGATATAAAGGAACAATTCAAGCTAAAAATTTAGAAGATGGTGTAATTTTTGAGATAACTTTTAAGTCTTAA
- a CDS encoding FKBP-type peptidyl-prolyl cis-trans isomerase encodes MNLTKIKLSYVVPLILSIAVQGFSTELKTDIQKQSYSLGASTGNYINNQIYGQLQLGAKVDVALVVKGFEDALKQKLQISESEVIDNLNKRAELLNKAQKAKIKKLQETNAKKEKEFLSKNAKKSTVKVTKSGLQYEVLKDTKTKGVKPESIVIMNYKASLIDGYVFDDTYARKAPAHLSMINLIDGLKEGLMLMHTGSKYKFYIPSKLAYKDVQMRDIPPNSTLVFEIELLKVLKPGEMKAVSNLDMSGHGTTKQGNQVSK; translated from the coding sequence ATGAACTTAACAAAAATAAAATTAAGTTATGTTGTTCCACTTATTTTAAGTATTGCAGTACAAGGTTTTTCAACAGAGTTAAAAACTGATATTCAAAAGCAATCTTATAGTTTGGGAGCATCTACTGGTAATTATATAAATAACCAAATTTATGGGCAGCTTCAATTAGGAGCAAAAGTTGATGTGGCATTAGTTGTAAAAGGTTTTGAAGATGCTTTAAAACAAAAATTACAAATTAGTGAATCAGAAGTTATTGATAATCTAAATAAAAGAGCAGAGCTTTTAAATAAAGCACAAAAAGCGAAGATAAAAAAACTGCAAGAGACAAATGCAAAAAAAGAAAAAGAGTTTCTTAGTAAAAATGCAAAAAAATCGACAGTTAAAGTTACAAAATCAGGATTACAATATGAAGTGCTAAAAGATACAAAAACTAAAGGTGTAAAACCTGAAAGTATTGTAATTATGAATTATAAAGCATCTTTAATTGATGGATATGTTTTTGATGATACATATGCTAGAAAAGCACCAGCTCATTTATCTATGATTAATTTAATTGATGGGTTAAAAGAGGGTTTAATGCTAATGCATACAGGTTCAAAATATAAGTTTTATATTCCAAGTAAGTTAGCATATAAAGATGTTCAAATGCGAGATATTCCACCTAACTCAACTTTAGTTTTTGAGATTGAATTACTAAAAGTTTTAAAACCAGGTGAAATGAAAGCAGTAAGTAATTTAGATATGTCAGGTCATGGTACTACAAAACAAGGAAATCAAGTTTCTAAATAA
- a CDS encoding multiheme c-type cytochrome, whose protein sequence is MRSINKRLFVCLFICIGIMVNIAFASSHNNNSPQMSKDAQEIIAENEGTKDTRGVITLRDYVIQEKARYDWIFKHHPIFTTYLPNGKVVGKLNVVDRGEEFVHAGHGNDFQKYSKRKGITSTMYRLPSTDPLVFPNKFVGPEKCGECHAAQYEKWSRSRHSSTIRFPGEHPEVNNELNKSVFGKDTASILPKGITPDSIYCTVGHLRTKMGYFDAWLLRGTYHVVGGLLKDGTGTVVAGSNQFQRTWANDLTPEVAKKIRKFIPNFPVTLEEYGENSGYVRGLASYAARYKKGMAVQAASSYCQVCHPWKFDYKTEKEFYADLGNAKSLQKHTISKGISCEECHGAGGHLKGGEGLRTSNCERCHQRFSFRPFLAEKFRNSKDPNLKARAAELGLTSKFKSAGPGCGTEGSQSYFTAHYEAGMRCTTCHDPHDVSGYVVTTTAKKGGVYEDTGDYLSSFYTKPAIRKSCASCHKEAAKIVKNTKDTHSKVSCASCHMPYLMSCENFYAVQYQDHAGFDTQRRSHIWKINVSPDKKTLNPPPGQPRVQTVPKKYKDWYIAKNDEGHNYIDLMWACGKTSWADKDMIDNKGCHSIVQSKLKKTLHFKDQSRIYDEVMGWQKPIKKIYSEVTVAIKGIYEMLEVTKLSVEDRSRVNELIEKAQEAMDLIKKDGSWGVHGFKYTKRRAKAAQAYVQEAQNILSKASK, encoded by the coding sequence ATGAGAAGTATAAATAAAAGACTGTTTGTTTGTTTGTTTATATGTATTGGCATTATGGTTAATATTGCATTTGCATCTAGCCATAATAACAACTCACCTCAAATGAGTAAAGATGCACAAGAAATCATTGCTGAAAACGAGGGTACCAAAGATACTCGAGGTGTTATTACACTAAGAGACTATGTTATCCAAGAAAAAGCAAGATATGACTGGATTTTTAAACATCATCCAATTTTTACAACGTATTTACCTAATGGTAAAGTTGTTGGGAAGTTGAATGTTGTTGATAGAGGTGAAGAGTTTGTACATGCAGGTCATGGTAATGATTTTCAAAAATATAGTAAAAGAAAAGGAATTACTTCTACTATGTATAGATTACCTTCTACTGATCCGTTAGTATTCCCTAACAAATTTGTAGGTCCAGAAAAATGTGGAGAGTGTCATGCTGCACAATATGAGAAATGGAGCAGATCAAGACACTCTTCAACTATTCGTTTCCCAGGAGAACACCCTGAAGTAAATAATGAATTAAATAAATCAGTTTTTGGTAAAGATACTGCTTCTATCTTACCAAAAGGAATTACTCCTGATTCTATCTATTGTACCGTAGGTCATCTTAGAACAAAAATGGGATATTTTGATGCTTGGTTACTAAGAGGAACTTATCATGTTGTTGGTGGTTTATTAAAAGATGGAACAGGTACAGTTGTTGCTGGTTCAAATCAATTCCAAAGAACTTGGGCAAATGATTTGACACCTGAAGTTGCTAAAAAAATTAGAAAATTTATTCCTAATTTCCCTGTGACATTAGAAGAGTATGGTGAAAACTCAGGTTATGTTAGAGGTTTGGCTTCATATGCTGCAAGATATAAAAAAGGTATGGCTGTTCAAGCTGCATCATCTTACTGTCAAGTATGTCACCCTTGGAAATTTGATTATAAAACAGAAAAAGAGTTTTATGCTGATTTAGGTAATGCTAAATCTTTACAAAAACATACTATTTCAAAAGGTATTTCATGTGAAGAGTGCCACGGTGCTGGCGGACATTTAAAAGGTGGAGAAGGACTTAGAACTTCTAACTGTGAAAGATGTCACCAAAGATTTAGTTTTAGACCATTTTTGGCTGAAAAATTTAGAAACTCTAAAGATCCAAACTTAAAAGCAAGAGCTGCTGAACTTGGATTAACTTCAAAATTTAAATCAGCTGGTCCTGGTTGTGGTACTGAAGGTTCTCAATCTTACTTTACTGCACACTATGAAGCAGGTATGAGATGTACAACTTGTCATGACCCTCATGATGTAAGTGGTTATGTTGTTACAACTACTGCTAAAAAAGGTGGTGTATATGAAGATACTGGTGATTATTTAAGTTCATTTTATACAAAACCTGCAATTAGAAAATCATGTGCAAGCTGTCACAAAGAAGCTGCAAAAATAGTTAAAAATACAAAAGATACTCACAGTAAAGTAAGTTGTGCAAGTTGTCATATGCCTTATTTAATGAGTTGTGAAAACTTCTATGCGGTTCAATATCAAGATCATGCTGGTTTTGATACACAAAGAAGATCACATATCTGGAAAATCAATGTAAGTCCTGATAAAAAAACTCTTAACCCACCTCCAGGTCAACCAAGAGTTCAAACAGTACCTAAAAAATACAAAGATTGGTATATCGCTAAAAATGATGAAGGTCACAACTATATTGACTTAATGTGGGCTTGTGGTAAAACTTCATGGGCAGATAAAGATATGATTGATAACAAAGGTTGTCATAGTATCGTTCAATCTAAATTGAAAAAAACATTACACTTTAAAGACCAAAGTAGAATTTATGATGAGGTTATGGGTTGGCAAAAACCAATCAAAAAAATCTATTCAGAAGTTACTGTTGCTATTAAAGGAATCTATGAAATGCTTGAAGTAACAAAATTAAGTGTTGAAGATAGATCAAGAGTTAATGAATTAATTGAAAAAGCTCAAGAAGCTATGGACTTAATCAAAAAAGATGGTTCATGGGGAGTTCATGGATTTAAATATACAAAAAGAAGAGCAAAAGCTGCACAAGCATATGTTCAAGAAGCTCAAAATATTTTATCAAAAGCTTCTAAATAG
- the ccsA gene encoding cytochrome c biogenesis protein CcsA, whose amino-acid sequence MYIFKKVFLSYKFIILMLILLALGAAVATFIENDYDAQTAKVLVYNALWYEVVMVLLTISLVGIIIKQKMYKKMGAFLFHLGFVFVLIGAGVTRYFGYEGVIHIRENMSENRVISEKSYFQIEVENKIFEHPLALGKIGDNSFKYIHKIDDKDLVVEYKDYKFKKTTNVENLFVTVSYDNKRQDLQINGGHGNLEPPAIFSVDGKDIKLSWGSKIIKLPFSIKLRDFQIQRYPGSKSASSYASEVTLLDGDTNFDYRIFMNNPLTYKGFKFFQSSYDRDEMGTILSVNKDPGKWPTYFAYFLLSLGFVLNFFTKRSRFERLRVFLIKNNLCIILPILFLFNTYAYAQTNDYLDNFRKNTKEHSKSFAEIYVQDFNGRVKPMGTEAIDVLHKISSKDSMYNLSATQIMLGIFSEPKQWENIELIKIKNSKIKDILKLKKDKKYISFSFVFDKYGKYKLNKYIDEANEKMPSKRGTFDKDLIKLDERLNIYYLASIGIFYNIIPNSFDNSKKWFSPQEAINEYWLGDSIRSTLFKYKSALSKGIINNDWKEANEALDILKINQREIDSDILPSTYQTKVELLSNKLKIFPNLMGFYFLVGFVALLFAIVSIFSKKDFPNIKKVFFLLLFLGFVFHTLGLAMRWYVSGHAPWSDTYESLVYVGWSSILAGLVIFRKSLLSLASSSILGAIIMLVAHLNFISPQITPLVPVLKSYWLSIHVSVITASYGFLGFGAILAFLALILMIFKSKNNEEDINQQIRQLAAITEMSLIIGISLLTVGNFVGGVWANESWGRYWGWDPKETWSFISIVVYTIVLHLRFIPKMNSIYIFLVSSVVAFSSIIMTYFGVNFYLSGMHSYASGDKVPVPTFVYYVIVIVLVVIVCAFFKKDVKVIK is encoded by the coding sequence ATGTATATTTTTAAAAAAGTGTTTCTTTCATATAAATTTATTATATTGATGTTGATTTTATTAGCTTTAGGTGCAGCAGTAGCTACATTTATTGAAAATGATTATGATGCACAAACAGCAAAAGTTTTAGTTTATAATGCACTTTGGTATGAAGTTGTTATGGTTTTATTAACTATATCTTTAGTTGGAATAATCATTAAACAAAAAATGTATAAAAAAATGGGTGCTTTTTTGTTTCATTTAGGATTTGTATTTGTTTTAATAGGAGCAGGAGTTACTAGATATTTTGGATATGAAGGTGTAATTCATATAAGAGAAAATATGAGTGAAAATAGGGTAATTTCTGAAAAGTCTTATTTTCAAATAGAAGTTGAAAATAAAATATTTGAGCATCCATTAGCCCTTGGTAAAATAGGTGACAATAGTTTTAAATATATACATAAAATAGATGATAAAGATTTGGTTGTTGAATACAAAGATTATAAATTTAAAAAAACAACAAATGTAGAAAATCTTTTTGTTACAGTAAGTTATGATAATAAAAGACAAGATTTACAAATAAATGGAGGACACGGTAATTTAGAGCCACCAGCTATTTTTTCAGTAGATGGAAAAGATATAAAACTATCTTGGGGTTCAAAGATAATAAAACTTCCATTTTCTATAAAATTAAGAGATTTTCAAATACAAAGATATCCAGGTTCAAAAAGTGCATCATCATATGCTAGTGAAGTTACTTTATTAGATGGTGATACAAATTTTGATTATAGAATTTTTATGAATAATCCTTTAACATATAAAGGATTTAAGTTTTTCCAATCTTCTTATGATAGAGATGAAATGGGAACAATTCTTTCAGTAAATAAAGACCCAGGAAAATGGCCAACATATTTTGCTTATTTTCTTTTATCTTTAGGATTTGTATTAAACTTTTTTACTAAAAGAAGTAGATTTGAAAGACTTAGAGTTTTTTTAATAAAAAATAATCTATGTATTATTTTGCCAATTTTATTTTTATTTAATACCTATGCATATGCACAAACAAATGATTATTTAGATAATTTTAGAAAAAATACAAAAGAACACTCAAAATCTTTTGCCGAAATTTATGTTCAAGATTTTAATGGGCGTGTAAAACCAATGGGTACAGAAGCAATTGATGTTTTACATAAAATATCATCAAAAGATTCAATGTATAATCTTTCTGCAACTCAAATAATGCTTGGAATATTTAGTGAGCCAAAACAGTGGGAAAATATAGAATTAATCAAAATAAAAAATAGCAAAATAAAAGATATTCTAAAACTTAAAAAAGATAAAAAATATATCTCTTTCTCTTTTGTATTTGATAAATATGGAAAATATAAATTAAATAAATATATAGATGAAGCAAATGAAAAAATGCCTTCAAAAAGAGGTACTTTTGATAAAGATTTGATAAAACTTGATGAGAGATTAAATATCTACTATTTAGCTTCAATTGGTATATTTTATAACATAATTCCAAACTCTTTTGATAATTCAAAAAAATGGTTCAGTCCTCAAGAAGCAATAAATGAATATTGGTTGGGTGACTCCATTAGAAGTACATTATTTAAATATAAAAGTGCTTTATCAAAAGGAATTATAAATAATGACTGGAAAGAAGCAAATGAAGCTTTAGACATATTAAAAATAAATCAAAGAGAGATTGATTCAGATATATTACCTTCAACTTATCAAACAAAAGTAGAATTATTATCTAATAAATTAAAAATATTTCCAAACTTGATGGGATTTTACTTTTTAGTTGGTTTTGTAGCTTTACTTTTTGCAATAGTATCAATTTTTTCAAAAAAAGATTTTCCAAACATCAAAAAAGTATTTTTTCTTTTATTATTTTTAGGTTTTGTTTTTCATACTTTGGGATTAGCGATGAGATGGTATGTTTCAGGTCATGCACCTTGGAGTGATACTTATGAATCTTTAGTTTATGTTGGATGGTCATCAATTTTAGCAGGTTTAGTTATATTTCGTAAATCTTTGTTATCTTTAGCTTCATCTTCAATTTTAGGTGCAATTATTATGTTAGTTGCACATCTAAATTTTATTAGTCCACAAATTACACCTTTGGTTCCTGTTTTAAAATCTTATTGGCTAAGTATACATGTATCTGTAATCACTGCAAGTTATGGTTTTTTAGGTTTTGGTGCAATTTTGGCATTTCTTGCTTTAATTTTGATGATATTTAAATCAAAAAATAATGAAGAAGATATAAATCAACAAATAAGACAATTAGCAGCAATTACAGAAATGAGTTTGATTATAGGAATTTCACTTTTAACAGTAGGAAATTTTGTTGGTGGAGTTTGGGCAAATGAGAGTTGGGGACGATATTGGGGTTGGGACCCTAAAGAGACATGGTCTTTTATCTCAATTGTTGTTTATACGATTGTATTACATTTAAGATTTATTCCTAAAATGAATAGTATTTATATATTTCTAGTTTCATCAGTTGTTGCATTTTCTTCAATAATTATGACATATTTTGGAGTAAATTTTTATCTATCAGGAATGCACTCTTATGCATCAGGAGATAAAGTTCCCGTGCCAACTTTTGTATATTATGTAATTGTTATAGTTCTTGTTGTAATTGTATGTGCATTTTTTAAAAAAGATGTAAAAGTTATAAAATAA
- a CDS encoding response regulator transcription factor, whose translation MKNYSKLDILTDKKALCVDDDEGILKEIKETLELFFLEVMGVNNGEKALDEVKQNNYDVLFFDISMPNMDGLEAIKHIRKTNKKIPIIIISAHTDQEYLWRAVDLKITKYLTKPFIRKDLFEALEEAALELVDYNPSIRLKDEIIYNYYTKQLENKNEHIALSKSESRLLEYFLKNINQVITYDLILDYMWDFDKPSKEAVKAIVKELRKKIGNNLIKNVYGLGYKCEI comes from the coding sequence ATGAAAAACTATTCTAAACTTGATATTTTAACAGATAAAAAAGCCCTTTGTGTGGATGATGATGAAGGTATATTAAAAGAGATAAAAGAGACTCTTGAGCTTTTCTTTTTAGAAGTTATGGGGGTAAATAATGGAGAAAAAGCATTAGATGAAGTAAAACAAAACAATTATGATGTTTTGTTTTTTGATATATCAATGCCCAATATGGATGGTCTAGAAGCTATAAAACACATACGTAAAACAAATAAAAAAATACCAATTATAATAATATCAGCTCATACTGACCAAGAGTATTTATGGCGTGCAGTTGACTTGAAAATTACAAAATACCTAACAAAGCCATTTATTAGAAAAGATTTATTTGAGGCTTTAGAAGAAGCAGCTTTAGAATTAGTTGATTATAATCCTAGCATAAGATTAAAAGATGAAATTATTTATAACTACTATACAAAACAATTAGAAAACAAAAATGAGCATATAGCATTATCTAAAAGTGAAAGTAGATTACTTGAGTACTTTTTAAAAAATATCAATCAAGTAATAACTTATGATTTAATCCTTGATTATATGTGGGATTTTGATAAGCCAAGTAAAGAAGCAGTTAAAGCAATTGTAAAAGAGTTAAGAAAAAAAATAGGAAATAATTTAATAAAAAATGTTTATGGATTAGGATACAAGTGTGAAATTTAA